A genomic region of Pontibaca methylaminivorans contains the following coding sequences:
- a CDS encoding 2'-deoxycytidine 5'-triphosphate deaminase has protein sequence MAGLCPSQQIEAMAEDGIIRADPAIDPDQIQPASLDLRLGHVAYRIRASFLAGEGRRITDRLEEFEMHRISLEGGAVLEKGCVYLVPLAESLALPPDMSAVANAKSSTGRLDLLTRLITDGGTEFDRVAPGYRGPLYAEICPRSFSVLVRPGMRLNQIRFRRGQAALNDAELAALHAESPLIDLPPVIENGLGFSVDLHPRAGDLVGYRAKPHSGVIDLDRIGAYDPAEYWEELHSRNGQIILDPGAFYILVSREAVRIPPGYAAEMAPYLAMVGEFRVHYAGFFDPGFGDGSAGGHGSRGVLEVRCHEAPFVLEHGQVVGRLVYERMAERPERLYGSGIASNYQGQGLKLSKHFRAPKPR, from the coding sequence ATGGCAGGTCTTTGTCCCAGTCAGCAGATCGAAGCGATGGCCGAGGACGGCATCATCCGTGCCGATCCGGCAATCGACCCCGACCAGATCCAGCCGGCGAGCCTTGACCTGCGCCTTGGCCATGTCGCCTATCGCATCCGCGCCTCGTTCCTGGCGGGCGAAGGCCGGCGCATCACCGACCGGCTCGAGGAATTCGAGATGCACCGGATCAGCCTTGAAGGCGGCGCGGTGCTGGAAAAGGGCTGTGTCTATCTGGTGCCGCTTGCGGAATCGCTCGCCCTGCCCCCGGACATGAGCGCGGTCGCCAATGCCAAAAGCTCGACCGGGCGGCTTGATCTGCTGACGCGGCTCATCACCGATGGCGGGACCGAATTCGACCGGGTCGCGCCGGGTTATCGCGGGCCGCTTTATGCCGAGATCTGCCCGCGGTCGTTTTCGGTGCTGGTGCGGCCCGGGATGCGGCTCAACCAGATCCGTTTCCGGCGCGGACAGGCGGCGCTGAATGACGCCGAACTTGCCGCGCTCCATGCCGAATCGCCGCTGATCGACCTGCCCCCCGTGATCGAGAACGGGCTCGGCTTTTCGGTCGACCTGCATCCGCGTGCGGGGGATCTGGTCGGCTACCGCGCCAAGCCGCACAGCGGGGTGATCGACCTCGACCGGATCGGCGCCTATGATCCCGCCGAATACTGGGAGGAACTGCACAGCCGCAACGGGCAGATCATCCTGGACCCCGGCGCCTTCTACATCCTCGTCAGTCGCGAGGCGGTGCGGATCCCGCCGGGATACGCCGCCGAAATGGCGCCCTATCTGGCCATGGTGGGGGAATTCCGGGTGCATTACGCGGGCTTTTTCGATCCCGGCTTCGGCGACGGCAGCGCCGGCGGGCACGGTTCGCGCGGGGTGCTCGAAGTGCGCTGCCATGAGGCGCCCTTCGTGCTCGAACACGGGCAGGTGGTCGGGCGGCTGGTCTATGAGCGCATGGCCGAACGCCCCGAACGTCTTTATGGCAGCGGCATTGCCTCGAATTATCAGGGCCAGGGACTGAAGCTCTCGAAGCATTTCCGCGCACCAAAGCCGCGGTAG
- a CDS encoding MerR family transcriptional regulator, whose amino-acid sequence MSKSPEAFRTISEVADWLGVQAHVLRFWESKFTQVKPVKRAGGRRYYRPGDMQLLGGIRTLLYDEGMTIKGVQKLLREQGVAAIASFSQPLGDGMDAPLPNHDGATVLPFAAARAPDNPAGSADADDAAAPESPLPAAEGAEAGPDALAEPGDHDARAAPAASQASFDLDGPEPPRQTGPAAVVVDAPDPPPMAEIPYAPGPLVHLAGLERVSADQAQELAALERDLRAWAERVAARHHG is encoded by the coding sequence ATGAGCAAGTCACCCGAAGCCTTCCGCACCATCAGCGAAGTGGCCGACTGGCTTGGCGTGCAGGCCCATGTGCTGCGTTTCTGGGAAAGCAAGTTCACCCAGGTCAAACCGGTCAAGCGCGCCGGCGGGCGGCGCTATTACCGCCCCGGCGACATGCAGCTTCTCGGGGGAATCCGCACGCTGCTTTACGACGAGGGAATGACCATCAAGGGCGTGCAGAAGCTTCTGCGCGAACAGGGTGTCGCGGCGATCGCATCGTTCTCGCAGCCGCTCGGCGACGGGATGGATGCCCCCCTGCCGAACCATGACGGTGCGACGGTCCTGCCCTTTGCCGCAGCCCGCGCGCCGGACAACCCCGCGGGCAGCGCCGATGCGGACGATGCGGCAGCGCCGGAGAGTCCTCTCCCGGCCGCCGAGGGCGCCGAAGCCGGCCCCGACGCCCTTGCGGAACCCGGCGACCATGACGCAAGGGCCGCGCCCGCCGCGTCGCAGGCGAGCTTTGACCTGGACGGACCCGAACCGCCCCGGCAGACCGGGCCGGCCGCGGTCGTTGTTGATGCCCCCGATCCGCCGCCCATGGCCGAGATCCCCTATGCCCCCGGCCCGCTCGTGCATCTGGCGGGGCTTGAGCGGGTGAGCGCGGATCAGGCGCAGGAGCTTGCCGCGCTGGAGCGCGATCTGCGCGCCTGGGCAGAACGTGTCGCGGCGCGCCACCACGGCTGA
- the ihfA gene encoding integration host factor subunit alpha yields MSGKTLTRMDLSEAVFREVGLSRNESAQLVESVLSHISDALVRGEQVKISSFGTFSVRDKSARIGRNPKTGEEVPIQPRRVLTFRPSHLMKERVASGNVS; encoded by the coding sequence ATGAGCGGCAAGACACTGACACGCATGGACCTGAGCGAGGCCGTCTTCCGCGAAGTCGGCCTTTCGCGCAATGAAAGCGCCCAACTGGTGGAAAGCGTATTGAGCCATATTTCCGACGCGCTCGTGCGTGGGGAACAGGTCAAGATTTCCTCCTTCGGCACTTTCAGTGTGCGGGACAAATCGGCACGAATCGGGCGCAATCCGAAAACCGGGGAAGAAGTCCCGATCCAGCCGCGGCGGGTGCTGACCTTCCGCCCGTCGCATCTGATGAAGGAACGGGTCGCTTCGGGCAATGTCAGCTGA
- a CDS encoding beta-ketoacyl-ACP synthase III — MTGRAVVIGAGHYLPERVVPNAEFEATLDTSDEWIRTRSGIERRHFAAEGETTATMATEAARAALADAGVDADDIDTVIVATSTPDLVFPSVATMVQAAIGMKRGFAFDLQAVCAGFVFAMANANALMLSGQARRVLVIGAETFSSILDWSDRSTCVLFGDGAGALVLELQEGAGTSADRGILGTDLNSDGQYRDLLYVDGGVATRKGGKVRMQGNLVFRHAVEKLAETAGAALENAGLTAQDVDWIVPHQANIRIIQGTARRMGVPMDKVVVTVQDHGNTSAASIPLALSVAHERGQIRPGQLLVTEAIGGGLAWGSVILRW, encoded by the coding sequence ATGACAGGTCGCGCGGTTGTCATCGGAGCAGGGCATTACCTGCCGGAACGGGTCGTGCCGAATGCGGAGTTCGAGGCGACGCTCGACACATCTGACGAATGGATCCGCACCCGGTCGGGGATCGAGCGCCGCCACTTCGCCGCCGAGGGCGAGACCACCGCGACCATGGCCACGGAGGCCGCGCGGGCGGCACTTGCGGATGCCGGGGTGGATGCCGATGACATCGACACGGTGATCGTCGCCACCTCGACCCCCGATCTCGTGTTTCCCTCGGTTGCGACCATGGTGCAGGCCGCGATCGGCATGAAGCGGGGCTTTGCCTTCGACCTGCAGGCGGTCTGCGCCGGTTTCGTCTTTGCCATGGCCAATGCGAACGCGCTGATGCTGTCCGGCCAGGCCCGCCGCGTGCTGGTGATCGGCGCCGAGACCTTCAGCAGCATCCTCGACTGGAGCGACCGCTCCACCTGCGTGCTGTTCGGCGACGGCGCCGGCGCGCTGGTGCTGGAGCTGCAGGAGGGCGCGGGGACATCTGCCGACCGCGGCATTCTCGGCACCGACCTCAATTCCGACGGGCAATACCGCGATCTGCTTTATGTCGATGGCGGCGTCGCGACCCGCAAGGGCGGCAAGGTGCGCATGCAGGGGAACCTGGTTTTCCGCCACGCGGTCGAAAAGCTTGCCGAAACCGCCGGGGCGGCGCTGGAAAATGCCGGGCTCACGGCGCAGGATGTGGACTGGATCGTGCCCCATCAGGCCAACATCCGCATCATTCAGGGAACCGCGCGCCGCATGGGAGTGCCCATGGACAAGGTGGTGGTGACGGTCCAGGACCACGGCAACACATCGGCCGCATCGATTCCGCTGGCGCTTTCGGTCGCCCATGAACGCGGCCAGATCCGGCCGGGGCAGCTGCTCGTCACCGAGGCGATCGGCGGCGGGCTTGCCTGGGGATCGGTGATCCTGCGCTGGTAG